Proteins co-encoded in one Pseudophryne corroboree isolate aPseCor3 chromosome 1, aPseCor3.hap2, whole genome shotgun sequence genomic window:
- the CPEB2 gene encoding cytoplasmic polyadenylation element-binding protein 2 isoform X6, protein MLNARSYGRRRGRSSLFPIDDGLLDDGHNDQVGILNSPNCYSGHQNGERIERFSRKVFVGGLPPDIDEDEITASFRRFGPLVVDWPHKAESKSYFPPKGYAFLLFQEESSVQALIEACIEEDSKLYLCVSSPTIKDKPVQIRPWNLSDSDFVMDGSQPLDPRKTIFVGGVPRPLRAVELAMIMDRLYGGVCYAGIDTDPELKYPKGAGRVAFSNQQSYIAAISARFVQLQHGDIDKRVEVKPYVLDDQMCDECQGARCSGKFAPFFCANVTCLQYYCEFCWANIHSRAGREFHKPLVKEGADRPRQIHFRWN, encoded by the exons GTCGCTCCTCTCTGTTCCCAATAGATGATGGATTGCTGGACGATGGACATAATGACCAAGTTGGCATCTTGAATTCTCCCAATTGCTATTCTGGACATCAGAATGGCGAGAGAATTGAGCGCTTTTCAAGGAAGGTGTTTGTTGGGGGTCTACCACCTGATATAGATGAAG ATGAGATCACTGCCAGTTTCCGTCGGTTTGGCCCCCTGGTGGTAGATTGGCCGCACAAGGCAGAAAGCAAATCCTACTTTCCTCCAAAAG GTTATGCATTTCTTCTCTTCCAAGAAGAAAGCTCTGTTCAAGCACTTATTGAAGCCTGTATTGAAGAAGACTCAAAACTTTATCTGTGTGTCTCTAGTCCTACCATCAAGGACAAGCCC GTTCAGATACGTCCTTGGAATTTGAGTGACAGCGACTTTGTCATGGATGGGTCACAGCCGCTTGATCCCCGAAAAACTATATTCGTGGGAGGTGTCCCCAGACCCCTGAGAGCTG TGGAACTGGCCATGATTATGGATCGTCTCTATGGAGGGGTGTGCTATGCGGGAATTGATACCGATCCAGAATTGAAGTACCCCAAAGGTGCTGGGCGAGTTGCATTTTCTAATCAGCAGAGTTACATTGCGGCCATCAGTGCTCGGTTTGTGCAGCTCCAGCATGGTGATATTGATAAAAGA GTAGAGGTGAAACCATACGTGCTGGATGACCAGATGTGCGACGAATGCCAGGGAGCCCGCTGCAGTGGAAAATTTGCTCCGTTCTTCTGTGCCAACGTCACTTGCCTGCAGTATTACTGCGAGTTCTGCTGGGCGAACATCCACTCTCGCGCCGGTCGAGAGTTCCACAAGCCACTGGTGAAGGAAGGAGCAGACCGGCCTCGTCAGATCCACTTCCGCTGGAACTAA